One genomic region from Paroceanicella profunda encodes:
- the hemN gene encoding oxygen-independent coproporphyrinogen III oxidase has translation MTQVLARYATERAPRYTSYPTAPQFTPAVDGAVMAGWLSELDPGTELSLYLHVPFCRQVCWYCACNMKLAARPEPVLAYAETLKREISRLAELLPARMRVSQVHWGGGTPTAMPAQALGAVMDLLQARFDIGAEAEIAFELDPRTTTPEMVRQLAGLGATRASLGVQEFDAKVQAAVNRVQPFGQVRDTVEALRAAGVGALSFDLIYGLPHQSPDTIAQTMARTAELAPGRVALFGYAHVPWMARNQRMLPEAALPDAAARVTQATLAAELLERSGYLRIGLDHFARPEDSMAIAAAEGRLRRNFQGYTVDRAGALIGLGASAISALPQGYAQNAGETRAWTRGVDVGLPPVVRGVALTPEDRLRGAVIERLMCDLAVTPEALARRHGFAPEHFAPEMARLRELARDGLVHLGADGRVTIPPPMRPALRLVAAVFDAYLPQVGTLRHAAAV, from the coding sequence ATGACCCAGGTCCTTGCCAGATACGCCACCGAGCGGGCCCCGCGCTACACCAGCTACCCCACCGCGCCGCAGTTCACCCCGGCGGTGGACGGTGCGGTGATGGCCGGCTGGCTCTCCGAACTCGACCCCGGAACCGAGCTGTCGCTCTACCTCCACGTGCCCTTCTGCCGGCAGGTCTGCTGGTACTGCGCCTGCAACATGAAGCTCGCCGCCCGGCCGGAGCCGGTGCTGGCCTATGCCGAAACCCTCAAGCGCGAGATTTCCCGGCTGGCGGAGCTGCTGCCGGCGCGGATGCGGGTGTCGCAGGTGCATTGGGGCGGCGGCACGCCCACCGCGATGCCCGCGCAGGCGCTGGGCGCGGTGATGGACCTGCTGCAGGCGCGCTTCGACATCGGCGCGGAGGCGGAGATCGCCTTCGAGCTCGACCCCCGCACCACGACGCCGGAAATGGTGCGCCAGCTTGCCGGCCTCGGCGCCACCCGCGCTTCGCTGGGCGTGCAGGAATTCGACGCGAAGGTGCAGGCGGCGGTGAACCGCGTGCAGCCCTTCGGCCAGGTGCGCGACACGGTGGAGGCCCTGCGCGCCGCCGGGGTGGGGGCGCTGAGCTTCGACCTGATCTACGGGCTGCCGCACCAGTCTCCCGACACCATCGCGCAGACCATGGCCCGCACGGCGGAGCTGGCGCCGGGGCGGGTGGCGCTGTTCGGCTATGCGCATGTGCCCTGGATGGCGCGCAACCAGCGCATGTTGCCCGAGGCGGCGCTGCCCGACGCCGCGGCCCGGGTGACCCAGGCCACCCTGGCCGCGGAGCTGCTGGAGCGCAGCGGCTACCTGCGCATCGGCCTCGACCATTTCGCCCGGCCGGAGGACAGCATGGCCATCGCCGCCGCCGAAGGCCGCCTGCGCCGCAACTTCCAGGGCTATACGGTGGACCGGGCCGGGGCGCTGATCGGGCTGGGGGCCAGCGCCATTTCCGCCCTGCCGCAGGGCTACGCCCAGAATGCCGGCGAAACCCGCGCCTGGACCCGCGGCGTGGACGTCGGCCTGCCGCCGGTGGTCCGCGGCGTGGCGCTGACGCCGGAGGACCGGCTGCGCGGCGCGGTCATCGAACGGCTGATGTGCGACCTGGCGGTGACGCCCGAAGCGCTCGCCCGCCGCCACGGCTTCGCGCCGGAGCATTTCGCCCCGGAGATGGCCCGGCTGCGCGAGCTCGCGCGGGACGGGCTGGTGCACCTCGGCGCGGACGGCCGGGTGACGATCCCGCCGCCGATGCGCCCGGCGCTGCGGCTGGTGGCCGCGGTGTTCGACGCGTACCTGCCGCAGGTCGGCACGCTGCGCCACGCCGCCGCCGTGTGA
- a CDS encoding alpha/beta hydrolase family esterase — protein MRRKTPAPARRRHSAPYRRGTPGQRRVLRALRILRMVLRGFGVGALVPALWLAGPGRLAAQDCAGAEACSLPGGVYFAEAPAEGLARGALIFLHGYGGSGAAEIGDRGLVEAVTARGYAFVAPDGLPRPGGGTAKSWNATGTPGARDDIAFLREVAQDAAARFGFPRDRVLLAGFSAGGMMVWRVACAEPQAFAAYAPVSGQLWRPLPQACAGPVKLMHTHGWADPVVPLEGRAVGGGALVQGNLFAALALLRRASGCATDAPDTDGYTAQGVFLGRRWSACAPGAELELVLHPGGHAVPQGWSGRALAWFEKQSPAE, from the coding sequence ATGCGACGCAAGACACCGGCGCCCGCGCGGCGCCGCCACTCCGCCCCCTACCGCCGCGGCACGCCGGGGCAGCGCCGGGTGCTGCGCGCCCTGCGAATCCTACGCATGGTGCTGCGCGGCTTCGGCGTCGGCGCGCTGGTGCCGGCGCTCTGGCTGGCGGGGCCGGGGCGGCTGGCGGCGCAGGATTGCGCCGGGGCGGAGGCCTGCTCGCTGCCCGGGGGCGTGTATTTCGCCGAGGCGCCGGCGGAGGGGCTGGCGCGCGGCGCGCTGATCTTCCTGCATGGCTACGGCGGGTCCGGGGCGGCGGAGATCGGCGATCGCGGGCTGGTGGAGGCGGTGACGGCGCGCGGCTATGCCTTCGTCGCGCCCGATGGCCTGCCGCGTCCGGGCGGCGGCACGGCGAAGTCCTGGAACGCCACCGGCACACCCGGCGCGCGTGACGACATCGCCTTCCTTCGGGAGGTGGCGCAGGACGCGGCGGCGCGCTTCGGCTTCCCGCGAGACCGGGTGCTGCTGGCCGGGTTTTCCGCCGGGGGGATGATGGTCTGGCGGGTGGCCTGCGCCGAGCCGCAGGCCTTCGCCGCCTATGCGCCGGTGTCCGGCCAGCTGTGGCGCCCGCTGCCGCAGGCCTGCGCCGGGCCGGTGAAGCTGATGCACACCCACGGCTGGGCGGACCCGGTGGTGCCGCTGGAGGGCCGGGCCGTGGGCGGCGGCGCGCTGGTGCAGGGCAATCTCTTCGCGGCGCTGGCGCTGCTGCGGCGCGCCTCCGGCTGCGCCACGGATGCGCCGGACACGGACGGCTACACCGCGCAGGGCGTGTTCCTCGGCCGGCGCTGGAGCGCCTGTGCGCCGGGGGCGGAGCTGGAGCTGGTGCTGCACCCGGGCGGGCACGCGGTGCCGCAGGGCTGGAGCGGCCGCGCGCTGGCCTGGTTCGAGAAACAATCGCCTGCCGAATAG
- the rlmN gene encoding 23S rRNA (adenine(2503)-C(2))-methyltransferase RlmN has translation MSAVAPITPEIIALPRRQTGLPNLVGMSRAALGEALLAAGTPEKQVKMRVGQVWSWLYQRGVRDFCEMTNLSKALRAELAERYRIARPEIVTRQVSTDGTRKYLLRIEGGHEVEAVYIPEEDRGTLCISSQVGCTLTCSFCHTGTQKLVRNLTAGEIVGQILVARDDLGEWPGSDGRPPEKRLLSNIVLMGMGEPLYNFEAVRDAMRIAMDGEGISLSRRRITLSTSGVVPEIIRAGAEIGCMLAISFHATEDATRNMLVPINKRWNIDTLLKACRDYPRLSNAERITFEYVMLKGVNDSDADARRLVKLIAGIPAKINLIPFNPWPGSPYERSDWERIEAFAEIVNKAGYASPVRTPRGQDIMAACGQLKSASERSRKSRAEIAAEAGIA, from the coding sequence ATGAGTGCAGTCGCTCCGATCACGCCCGAGATCATCGCCCTCCCCCGTCGCCAGACCGGGCTGCCGAACCTTGTCGGCATGAGCCGCGCCGCCCTCGGCGAGGCGCTGCTCGCCGCCGGCACGCCGGAAAAGCAGGTGAAGATGCGCGTCGGGCAGGTGTGGTCCTGGCTCTACCAGCGCGGCGTGCGCGACTTCTGCGAGATGACCAACCTCTCCAAGGCCCTGCGCGCCGAGCTGGCGGAGCGCTACCGCATCGCGCGGCCGGAGATCGTCACCCGGCAGGTTTCCACCGACGGCACGCGCAAGTACCTGCTGCGCATCGAGGGCGGGCATGAGGTGGAGGCGGTCTACATCCCCGAGGAGGACCGCGGCACGCTGTGCATCTCCTCCCAGGTGGGCTGCACCCTCACCTGCTCCTTCTGCCACACCGGCACGCAGAAGCTGGTGCGCAACCTCACGGCGGGGGAGATCGTGGGCCAGATCCTCGTCGCGCGCGACGACCTGGGCGAATGGCCCGGCTCCGACGGCCGCCCGCCGGAAAAGCGCCTGCTCTCCAACATCGTGCTGATGGGCATGGGCGAGCCGCTCTACAATTTCGAGGCGGTGCGCGACGCGATGCGCATCGCGATGGACGGCGAGGGCATCTCGCTCTCGCGCCGGCGCATCACGCTCTCCACCTCCGGCGTGGTGCCCGAGATCATCCGCGCCGGCGCGGAGATCGGCTGCATGCTGGCGATCTCGTTCCACGCCACCGAGGACGCCACCCGCAACATGCTGGTGCCGATCAACAAGCGCTGGAACATCGACACCCTGCTGAAGGCCTGCCGGGACTATCCGCGCCTGTCCAACGCCGAGCGCATCACCTTCGAATACGTGATGCTGAAGGGCGTGAACGATTCGGACGCGGACGCCCGCCGCCTGGTGAAGCTGATCGCCGGCATCCCGGCGAAGATCAACCTGATCCCGTTCAACCCCTGGCCCGGCTCGCCCTACGAGCGCTCGGACTGGGAACGGATCGAGGCCTTCGCCGAGATTGTGAACAAGGCCGGCTATGCCTCGCCCGTGCGCACCCCGCGCGGGCAGGACATCATGGCCGCCTGCGGCCAGCTCAAGTCCGCCTCCGAGCGCAGCCGCAAGAGCCGCGCCGAGATCGCCGCCGAAGCCGGCATCGCCTGA
- a CDS encoding invasion associated locus B family protein, producing the protein MDWRMIGASVLVAGALGGSMADAAAETRVDAKADWSVFKADNAKECWIVSAPTGWKAQRGGRDVTSSVSRGDILLMVSVRPGDSVKNEVSFTAGYPLKKDSKVSVRIGSGSFDLFTDGEWGWMSSPSEDDKVVGSMRRGAVAVLTGVSQRGTTTVDTFSLKGFSAALDAAQDLCR; encoded by the coding sequence ATGGACTGGAGAATGATCGGAGCGTCGGTGCTGGTTGCCGGGGCCCTTGGCGGCTCCATGGCGGATGCCGCGGCCGAAACCCGGGTCGACGCGAAGGCGGACTGGAGCGTGTTCAAGGCCGATAACGCGAAGGAATGCTGGATCGTCTCCGCTCCGACGGGCTGGAAGGCGCAGCGCGGCGGCCGCGACGTCACCAGCTCGGTGAGCCGGGGCGACATCCTGCTGATGGTCTCCGTGCGCCCGGGCGACAGCGTGAAGAACGAGGTCAGCTTCACCGCCGGCTATCCGCTGAAGAAGGACAGCAAGGTGAGCGTGCGCATCGGTTCGGGCAGCTTCGATCTGTTCACCGATGGCGAATGGGGCTGGATGTCCTCGCCCTCCGAGGATGACAAGGTGGTCGGCTCCATGCGCCGCGGCGCGGTGGCGGTGCTCACCGGCGTGTCGCAGCGCGGCACGACCACGGTCGACACCTTCTCCCTCAAGGGCTTCTCCGCGGCGCTCGACGCGGCGCAGGACCTCTGCCGCTGA
- the leuC gene encoding 3-isopropylmalate dehydratase large subunit, which yields MTADHTSAPRTLYDKIWDDHLVEQAEDGTCLLYIDRHLVHEVTSPQAFEGLRMTGRSVRRPEATVAVPDHNVPTDEARVHEIVNEESRIQVDTLKANAEAAGIEYYGVDDIRQGIVHIIGPEQGWTQPGMTIVCGDSHTATHGAFGALAHGIGTSEVEHVLATQTLIQKKSKNMKVEVNGALPLGVTAKDITLSIIGETGTAGGTGYVIEYCGDAIRGLSMEGRMTVCNMAIEGGARAGIIAPDEKTFQYVMGRPKAPKGAAWEAAVAYWKTLFTDEGAHFDKVVTLDAAKIAPVVTWGTSPEDVLPITALVPAPGDFKGGKQDAAARSLEYMGLTPGMRLQDVEIDTVFIGSCTNGRIEDLREVAKVMEGRRVKDGIRAMIVPGSGLVRAQAEEEGIAQKLIEAGFEWRMAGCSMCLGMNPDQLKAGERCASTSNRNFEGRQGKGGRTHLLSPAMAAAAAVTGRLTDVRELV from the coding sequence ATGACCGCCGACCACACCAGCGCCCCGCGGACCCTCTATGACAAGATCTGGGACGACCATCTCGTCGAGCAGGCCGAGGACGGCACCTGCCTGCTCTACATCGACCGCCATCTCGTGCATGAGGTGACCAGCCCGCAGGCCTTCGAGGGGCTGCGCATGACCGGCCGCTCCGTGCGCCGGCCCGAGGCGACCGTCGCCGTTCCCGACCACAACGTGCCCACCGACGAGGCGCGCGTGCACGAGATCGTGAACGAGGAAAGCCGCATCCAGGTGGACACGCTGAAGGCCAATGCCGAGGCGGCGGGCATCGAGTATTATGGCGTGGACGACATCCGCCAGGGCATCGTGCACATCATCGGCCCCGAGCAGGGCTGGACCCAACCGGGGATGACCATCGTGTGCGGGGACAGCCACACCGCCACCCACGGCGCCTTTGGCGCGCTCGCGCATGGCATCGGCACCTCGGAGGTGGAGCATGTGCTCGCCACCCAGACGCTGATCCAGAAGAAGTCCAAGAACATGAAGGTGGAGGTGAACGGCGCGCTGCCGCTGGGCGTCACCGCCAAGGACATCACCCTGTCGATCATCGGCGAGACCGGCACCGCCGGGGGCACCGGCTACGTGATCGAGTATTGCGGCGACGCGATCCGCGGCCTCTCCATGGAGGGGCGGATGACCGTGTGCAACATGGCCATCGAGGGCGGTGCGCGCGCCGGCATCATCGCGCCCGACGAGAAGACCTTCCAGTACGTGATGGGCCGCCCGAAAGCGCCGAAGGGTGCCGCATGGGAGGCCGCGGTGGCCTACTGGAAGACGCTCTTCACCGACGAGGGCGCGCATTTCGACAAGGTGGTCACGCTGGACGCGGCGAAGATCGCCCCAGTCGTCACCTGGGGCACCAGCCCGGAGGACGTGCTGCCGATCACCGCGCTGGTCCCCGCGCCGGGTGACTTCAAGGGCGGCAAGCAGGACGCCGCCGCCCGCTCGCTCGAATACATGGGGCTGACGCCGGGCATGCGCCTGCAGGACGTGGAGATCGACACGGTGTTCATCGGCTCGTGCACCAACGGCCGCATCGAGGACCTGCGCGAAGTGGCGAAGGTCATGGAGGGCCGCCGCGTGAAGGACGGCATCCGCGCCATGATCGTGCCCGGCTCCGGCCTGGTGCGGGCGCAGGCCGAGGAGGAGGGCATCGCGCAGAAGCTCATCGAGGCGGGCTTCGAATGGCGCATGGCCGGCTGCTCGATGTGCCTGGGCATGAACCCCGACCAGTTGAAGGCCGGCGAGCGCTGCGCTTCCACCTCGAACCGCAACTTCGAGGGCCGGCAGGGCAAGGGCGGGCGCACGCATCTGCTCTCCCCCGCCATGGCCGCCGCCGCCGCCGTCACCGGCCGGCTGACGGACGTGCGCGAGCTGGTCTGA
- a CDS encoding asparaginase has translation MAEAAALVEITRGPFVEGTHRGHAVVCDARGSVLAAWGDPERITLPRSSVKILQAMPLVESGAADTAGLGTEQLALACASHNGAAIHTDRVAAWLDGLGLGEQDLRCGAQMPDDGPARQALRAAGQGPCQFHNNCSGKHAGFLTLNRHLGGDAQYVDPAHPVQRAVLDAFEGLTGETSPGFGIDGCSAPNFAASLRGIAAAMARIAGAETVLDGTRRDAAIRLREAMALHPLLIAGEGRACSELVASLGKGAVVKTGAEGVFIAILPEQGLGVALKIEDGATRASECALAALLVRLGVADPAHPMVEKRLNPHQLNRAATVTGEIRPTAAFYAGGAPL, from the coding sequence ATGGCCGAAGCCGCAGCACTCGTCGAAATCACCCGGGGTCCCTTCGTGGAGGGCACCCACCGCGGCCACGCGGTCGTCTGCGATGCGCGCGGCAGCGTGCTGGCGGCTTGGGGCGACCCGGAGCGCATCACCCTGCCGCGCTCCTCGGTGAAGATCCTGCAGGCGATGCCGCTGGTCGAGAGCGGCGCCGCGGACACTGCCGGTCTGGGCACCGAGCAGCTCGCCCTCGCCTGCGCCTCGCACAACGGGGCCGCGATCCACACAGACCGGGTCGCGGCCTGGCTCGACGGGCTGGGCCTGGGCGAGCAGGACCTGCGCTGCGGGGCGCAGATGCCCGATGACGGCCCGGCCCGGCAGGCCCTGCGCGCCGCCGGCCAGGGCCCGTGCCAGTTCCACAACAACTGCTCGGGCAAGCACGCGGGCTTCCTCACCCTCAACCGCCATCTGGGCGGCGACGCGCAGTACGTGGACCCCGCCCACCCGGTGCAGCGCGCCGTGCTCGACGCGTTCGAGGGGCTGACCGGCGAGACCTCGCCCGGCTTCGGCATCGACGGCTGCTCCGCCCCCAATTTCGCCGCCAGCCTGCGCGGCATCGCGGCGGCAATGGCCCGCATCGCCGGGGCCGAGACGGTGCTCGATGGCACCCGGCGCGACGCGGCCATCCGCCTGCGCGAGGCCATGGCGCTGCATCCGCTGCTGATCGCGGGCGAGGGCCGGGCCTGTTCCGAGCTGGTCGCCAGCCTGGGCAAGGGGGCCGTGGTCAAGACCGGGGCCGAGGGCGTGTTCATCGCCATCCTGCCGGAGCAGGGCCTCGGCGTCGCGCTCAAGATCGAGGACGGCGCCACCCGCGCCTCGGAATGTGCCCTCGCGGCGCTGCTCGTGCGGCTGGGCGTGGCCGATCCCGCCCACCCGATGGTGGAGAAGCGCCTCAACCCGCATCAGCTCAACCGCGCGGCCACGGTGACCGGCGAGATCCGCCCCACCGCGGCGTTCTACGCCGGCGGCGCACCGCTCTGA
- a CDS encoding helix-turn-helix transcriptional regulator, which translates to MNRTTRLFETIQILRAACAPVTAQALAEALEVSRRTVYRDIAALQAMRTPIEGAAGLGYMMRRGYDLPPLNFDAEELEALRVGLSMLARTGDSALQRAARRVQKKVDGLGAPARWLQVAPWGAPQDDPALGCVAIATLRAAIREERKLKLTYVDAAGAETVRVVRPVALIYHLECVMVAGWCELRGAFRHFRSDRIHGCHALEARFTGQGETLRALWQEQQDNPAPHPGESSARA; encoded by the coding sequence ATGAACAGGACGACCCGGCTTTTCGAGACCATCCAGATCCTGCGCGCGGCCTGCGCCCCGGTCACGGCCCAGGCGCTGGCCGAGGCGCTGGAAGTGTCGCGGCGCACCGTCTACCGCGACATCGCCGCCCTGCAGGCCATGCGCACCCCGATCGAGGGCGCGGCGGGGCTGGGCTACATGATGCGTCGCGGCTATGACCTGCCGCCGCTGAACTTCGATGCGGAGGAACTGGAGGCGCTGCGCGTGGGCCTTTCCATGCTGGCGCGCACCGGCGACAGCGCCCTGCAGCGCGCGGCGCGGCGGGTGCAGAAGAAGGTCGACGGGCTGGGCGCGCCGGCGCGCTGGCTGCAGGTGGCGCCCTGGGGCGCGCCCCAGGACGACCCGGCCCTGGGCTGCGTCGCCATCGCCACGCTGCGCGCCGCCATCCGGGAGGAGCGCAAGCTCAAGCTCACCTATGTGGACGCCGCCGGCGCGGAAACGGTGCGCGTGGTGCGCCCCGTCGCGCTCATCTATCACCTCGAATGCGTGATGGTGGCCGGCTGGTGCGAATTGCGCGGCGCCTTCCGGCACTTCCGCTCCGACCGCATCCACGGCTGCCACGCGCTGGAGGCGCGGTTCACCGGCCAGGGCGAGACCCTGCGCGCCCTGTGGCAGGAGCAGCAGGACAACCCGGCCCCTCACCCCGGCGAGAGCAGCGCCCGCGCCTGA